A genome region from Candidatus Hydrogenedens sp. includes the following:
- a CDS encoding aldo/keto reductase, whose product MDRRNFLNKTIKTLTALNLASQYRVSADEGESKNRKWEIAPGTKVPTRKLGKTDIETPILIMGCCQNIDPVYDRRLHRAYELGVNHLDTAQMYAEGQSHKTIAPFIKQIGDRKKLIIASKVHQTEDKATPEKFVENINLSLQELETDYLDIFYMHIVKHERFLDKEFIEMGDKLKKEGKIRYFGFSAHHGNAHELMMKASKLGGGIDVIMFKYSFREMGKDNLNRAIDACKEAGIGLVAIKTLGSIPDDGEELLPWTSKNFTTIQAKLKAVWEDERIAGIASQMGNIQHVHENAYAAITPMKLTELEKQELRYIAEKTQHLYCAGCNHHCENGMDTPLYVQDVWRCLLYAKGYGDERWARYCYRDIEKYIEKLSMEQLIMAKEQCPYHIDIPGLFYSARKILG is encoded by the coding sequence ATGGATAGAAGGAATTTTTTAAATAAGACGATAAAGACATTAACAGCGTTAAATTTAGCGAGCCAGTATCGTGTATCAGCAGACGAAGGGGAAAGTAAGAATAGGAAGTGGGAGATTGCTCCTGGCACAAAGGTTCCAACACGAAAATTAGGTAAGACTGACATTGAAACTCCTATTCTTATTATGGGTTGTTGCCAAAATATAGACCCAGTATATGACCGTAGGTTGCACCGTGCTTATGAGTTAGGGGTAAATCATTTAGATACTGCTCAAATGTATGCGGAAGGGCAGTCCCATAAAACAATAGCTCCTTTTATTAAACAAATTGGTGATAGGAAAAAGTTAATAATTGCTTCAAAAGTTCATCAAACAGAAGATAAAGCTACTCCTGAAAAGTTTGTTGAGAATATAAATTTGTCGCTACAGGAATTGGAGACAGATTATTTAGATATTTTTTATATGCATATTGTAAAACATGAGCGATTTTTAGACAAAGAGTTTATCGAAATGGGAGATAAATTAAAGAAAGAGGGTAAAATTCGTTATTTTGGTTTTAGTGCGCATCATGGTAATGCTCATGAGTTAATGATGAAAGCAAGTAAATTAGGAGGTGGAATCGATGTGATTATGTTTAAGTATAGTTTTCGAGAGATGGGAAAGGATAACTTAAATAGGGCGATAGATGCATGTAAAGAAGCAGGGATAGGGTTGGTAGCAATAAAGACATTAGGTAGCATTCCAGATGATGGGGAAGAATTACTACCTTGGACATCAAAGAATTTTACAACAATACAAGCAAAATTAAAAGCGGTATGGGAAGATGAACGGATTGCTGGAATTGCCTCTCAAATGGGCAATATTCAACATGTTCATGAGAATGCTTATGCGGCGATAACTCCGATGAAGTTAACAGAGTTAGAGAAACAAGAACTGAGATATATTGCGGAGAAGACGCAACATCTTTATTGTGCAGGTTGTAACCATCATTGTGAAAATGGAATGGACACACCTTTATATGTTCAAGATGTGTGGAGATGTCTGTTATATGCGAAGGGGTATGGTGATGAACGTTGGGCTCGATATTGCTACCGTGATATTGAGAAATATATTGAGAAATTATCAATGGAACAGCTTATAATGGCAAAAGAACAATGTCCTTATCATATTGATATCCCTGGACTGTTTTATTCAGCAAGGAAGATATTAGGTTAG
- a CDS encoding bacteriohemerythrin, which translates to MAYIDWSDSFKIDIVQIDAQHQNLVKILNQLYESIHSGKDKDIIPKTLMEMINYSIIHFRTEEKLMIQHKYPDYDKHKEKHEYFIEEIKKFTFEIQKGNLEIANTIASFLKDWLTTHIQETDSAYGPFLKGKGVK; encoded by the coding sequence ATGGCATACATTGATTGGAGCGACTCATTCAAAATCGACATAGTGCAAATAGATGCACAACATCAAAACTTAGTCAAAATATTAAATCAGTTATACGAATCCATACATTCTGGAAAAGATAAAGATATAATTCCAAAAACTCTTATGGAAATGATAAATTACAGCATCATCCATTTCAGAACAGAAGAAAAATTAATGATACAACATAAATATCCAGATTATGACAAACACAAAGAAAAACATGAATATTTTATTGAAGAAATAAAGAAATTTACATTTGAAATTCAAAAAGGAAATTTAGAAATCGCCAATACAATCGCTTCCTTCCTAAAAGATTGGCTTACTACACATATTCAAGAAACTGACAGTGCTTATGGTCCTTTCTTAAAAGGTAAAGGTGTAAAATAA
- a CDS encoding SLC13 family permease translates to MIEHKYIAFLLFCLTYLLFFVLPSRRSITAIIVSLIILLIGLMTPIEMFEAVNWNVMGIFIGMLFLADIFIDSRCPAFLATYLIHKKMSTPTALLIICILTSFISAFVENVATVLIIAPICFELAKRLKIDPRELIIGVAISSNLQGTATLIGDSPSMLLAGYAHLDFLDFFFYHGKPGIFFAIQIGAITSLTFLYWVFKKYKSEQEVSIEPIKSWVPTFFLLLLIFLLALASFFEETFFTSAGFICMVIAIIGIIWAKWTNQISLTQTLKNLDWDTTFFLIGVFIMVGTLNKFGWTNDIAEWIYISLGSNKITMYFTLIIISIVLSGFIDNVPYLAAMLPITTILAEKGGFNPTLLYFGLLIGASLGGNITPIGASANIVGTGLLKKEGYPVSFMQWIKISIPFTLIAVIPVSIFVLFIWL, encoded by the coding sequence ATGATTGAACATAAATATATCGCATTTTTACTTTTCTGCCTAACATATCTACTTTTTTTTGTTTTACCTTCACGTAGAAGTATAACCGCCATTATTGTATCTTTAATTATTCTGCTCATAGGACTAATGACTCCTATAGAAATGTTTGAAGCCGTTAATTGGAATGTTATGGGCATTTTTATAGGTATGCTTTTTCTGGCAGACATCTTTATTGACAGTCGTTGTCCTGCCTTCTTAGCCACGTATCTCATTCACAAAAAAATGAGCACTCCTACTGCCCTCCTTATTATCTGCATTTTAACCTCTTTCATCTCTGCATTCGTAGAAAATGTGGCTACCGTTCTTATTATCGCTCCTATCTGTTTCGAATTAGCAAAACGACTAAAAATTGACCCACGTGAATTGATAATTGGTGTTGCCATTTCAAGTAATTTACAAGGAACTGCAACGTTAATTGGTGACTCACCCAGTATGTTATTAGCGGGGTATGCACATCTTGACTTCTTGGACTTCTTTTTTTACCATGGCAAACCTGGAATATTCTTTGCAATACAAATAGGTGCTATTACTTCATTAACATTTCTTTATTGGGTATTTAAAAAATATAAAAGTGAACAGGAAGTTAGTATCGAACCTATAAAATCGTGGGTACCTACGTTCTTCCTTTTATTATTGATTTTCCTGCTTGCCCTCGCATCCTTTTTTGAAGAGACTTTTTTCACATCCGCAGGATTTATCTGCATGGTAATAGCCATTATCGGAATAATCTGGGCTAAATGGACTAATCAAATATCATTAACACAAACCTTAAAAAATTTGGATTGGGACACCACCTTTTTTCTTATTGGTGTATTTATAATGGTTGGCACCTTAAATAAATTTGGTTGGACAAACGACATTGCGGAATGGATATACATATCTTTGGGAAGCAATAAAATCACAATGTATTTTACTCTTATTATTATATCCATTGTTTTATCCGGATTTATTGACAATGTCCCTTATCTTGCCGCAATGCTACCTATTACAACAATCCTTGCAGAAAAAGGAGGTTTCAATCCTACCTTACTTTATTTCGGCTTGCTTATCGGTGCCAGTCTCGGTGGAAATATAACCCCTATTGGAGCATCAGCAAATATTGTGGGAACAGGATTGCTTAAAAAGGAAGGCTACCCTGTATCTTTTATGCAATGGATAAAAATTTCTATTCCATTTACCCTTATTGCGGTTATCCCCGTATCTATATTTGTTTTATTTATATGGTTATAG